In Flammeovirga kamogawensis, the sequence CAAAATAGGTGAACAGATAAAGTATTATAAATCTGTAAAAGAAGTTACAGTTGATGATGAACCTTTAGTATTCAAATTGAAAAACACTCTTTAAAGTAAAATTTCAAACTATCAAGATCAGCCTACAACTTAAGTAGTGGTCTGAACCTGATGAAAAAAGAAATATGAATTATAAAAATGATGATGGAATGAAACACACACACCTCTTTGTATCAATAATAATAGCATTCACGAGTTGTAACAAAACAACTTTCCAATCAGAAGAGTTACCTAAAAAGCCCAATATTGTACTTATTTTCACAGACGACCTTGGCTACAATGATATTGAGCCTTATGGAGCTCCACGCATAAAGACACCCAATTTAAATCAGATGGCAAGTGAAGGAATTAAGTTTACTAACTTTTATGCACAACCACTTTGCGGACCTTCTAGAGCTGCACTTTTAACAGGAAGTTATCCTATACGAATTGGAGAGCCTCAGAATAAAAAGAACTTTCATACCCAACTTCATCCAAAAGAAATTACCATTGCAGAAGTACTAAAACCACAAGGATATACTTCTGCTTGTATTGGGAAATGGCATGCAGGAGAGGGTCCTGGACAAATGCCACTTGAACAAGGTTTTGATAAATTTTATGGGACACCAAAATACAATGGACATACAAAATTAATCAACTCATCAAAATACAGATGTACATTACTTTCTAATACAGATACTGTAATGAAAATAAATACGGTAGAAGAAATGGGCTTATTAACGGGTTTGTACACTCAAGAAGCAACTTCATTTATTAAAAAAAACAAGGACAAACCGTTCTTCTTGTATTTAGCCCATAATATGCCTCATGTTCCTTTAGGAGCTTCTAAAAAATTTAGAGGGAAATCTGAAGATGGTTTCTATGGTGATGTGATTGAAGAATTAGATTGGAGTGTTGGAGAGGTATTAAAAACATTAAAAAAGGAAGGCATTGAAGAAAATACACTCGTAATCTTTACCTCTGATAACGGTCCTTGGATAGAAGATATTATTGGTGATCATGGCGGAAGTGCTTACCCATTAAGAGGCAATAAAACGCAAACTTGGGAAGGTGGCGTTCGTGTTCCATGTATTATGCAATGGAAAGGAAAATTGCATGAAGGAACTACAAATACTGAACTTCTAACTACACTTGACTTCTTCCCTACTTTTTCAAAACTTACTCAAAGTTCGTTTCCAGAAGCACTAACTATTGATGGAATTGACATTTCTAAAGTAATTTTAGAGGAAGAAAAAAGTGAAAGACAATATTTCTATTATTACGCATACACACATTTACATGCTATAAGAGATAAAGAATGGAAGCTGATACTCCCTCGCCCAGCGAAACCAAAATTTATGAAATGGGCTAAAAGAAAAATTGATGCCGTGCACGAAATAAAGCTATTTAACTTATTAATAGATAAAGAAGAGAAAAATAATGTTGCGAATCAGTATCCTGAAAAAGTGAAGGAACTATTAGCTGCTATGGAAGATGCTAGAATTGAACTTGGCGATCAGGATAGAATTGGAAAAGGGGCTCGCT encodes:
- a CDS encoding sulfatase family protein, whose amino-acid sequence is MNYKNDDGMKHTHLFVSIIIAFTSCNKTTFQSEELPKKPNIVLIFTDDLGYNDIEPYGAPRIKTPNLNQMASEGIKFTNFYAQPLCGPSRAALLTGSYPIRIGEPQNKKNFHTQLHPKEITIAEVLKPQGYTSACIGKWHAGEGPGQMPLEQGFDKFYGTPKYNGHTKLINSSKYRCTLLSNTDTVMKINTVEEMGLLTGLYTQEATSFIKKNKDKPFFLYLAHNMPHVPLGASKKFRGKSEDGFYGDVIEELDWSVGEVLKTLKKEGIEENTLVIFTSDNGPWIEDIIGDHGGSAYPLRGNKTQTWEGGVRVPCIMQWKGKLHEGTTNTELLTTLDFFPTFSKLTQSSFPEALTIDGIDISKVILEEEKSERQYFYYYAYTHLHAIRDKEWKLILPRPAKPKFMKWAKRKIDAVHEIKLFNLLIDKEEKNNVANQYPEKVKELLAAMEDARIELGDQDRIGKGARFFDEAPKTERLKEYKKFMGEENNL